The sequence CGAGTTTTTCACGGCCACCGTCGAGCTGCCATTCTTCGAGGAAAAGGTGCAGCTTCCAGTCGCCCTTGCGGATGACGCTCACCGGCCGCGTGCGGAATCCCGTCTTCACGTCGAGTTCGCGACCGCGAATCACCGGATCGTCGAGGTAGCCGGGAAAATGCCAGAAGATCGCTTCGCGCTTCAATTCGCCCTCGCCTCTCAGCAGCGGCAGCAGGCTTTCGCCATCGAGCGCCTTGCCCTCGGGCACGGACGCTCCGGCCGCGTCCAGGAAGGTGGGGAACAGATCCACGTTGATGACCGGCACGTCGCACTTGCTGCCGGGTCTTGTCACAGTGGGCCAGCGCACGATGAAGGGCTCGCGGATTCCGCCCTCGTAATAGCCGCCCTTGTTGCCGCGCAGGGGCTCCTGCGAGGACTGTTGCGTGCCACCGTTGTCGCTGGTGAAAACAACGATCGTGTTTTCCTCAAGGCCGAGTTCCTTGAGCTTCTCCATCAATAGGCCGACGCCATCATCGAGATCGAAGGTGCACGCGGCATACAGCGGATCGCGGTGCTGGTTCCCCGGCGTCTTCGCTTTGAAGCGCGCCAGCGTTTCCTCCCGTGCCTGCAGTCCTGTATGGATGGCGTAGTGGGAGAGATAAACGAGGAAGGGCTTGTCCTTGTTCTTCTCCATGAACTCCCCCGCAGCCTTCGTCAGCGAGTAGATGCCTTTCGGGTTGGGGGTGGTCTTCCCTACCCTGTCGCCTTTCCACCCGGTATGGGATTCGCTCACGACATCGAAGCCCTGCTCGTCAGGCCCGGCACCGTCCTTGCCACCGAGATGCCATTTGCCGAAAATGCCGGTCACATAGCCTGCGGCCTTCATGGCGTCGGCGAAGGTGATGTTATCCGCCGCAAGGCCGCTCTTGTTAGGCGCGGGAACGAGGCGCTGCGACTGTTTTGGTCCGCGATCGGTGCTGCTGACGGCATACACATGATGGCGCGGCGTGTAGTTTCCGGACAGCATGCAGGCGCGCGAAGGGGCGCAGTTCCCTGCCGCGGCGTATCCATCCGTGAAGACCATCCCTTCGTTCGCCAACCGGTCAATATTGGGCGTCTCCATGAAATCGCTGCCTTGATAACCGACATCCTTCCAGCCGAGATCATCGGCGAAAATGAGGAT comes from Akkermansiaceae bacterium and encodes:
- a CDS encoding sulfatase — its product is MRHLFLVSALFCAGAMAAPRPNIILIFADDLGWKDVGYQGSDFMETPNIDRLANEGMVFTDGYAAAGNCAPSRACMLSGNYTPRHHVYAVSSTDRGPKQSQRLVPAPNKSGLAADNITFADAMKAAGYVTGIFGKWHLGGKDGAGPDEQGFDVVSESHTGWKGDRVGKTTPNPKGIYSLTKAAGEFMEKNKDKPFLVYLSHYAIHTGLQAREETLARFKAKTPGNQHRDPLYAACTFDLDDGVGLLMEKLKELGLEENTIVVFTSDNGGTQQSSQEPLRGNKGGYYEGGIREPFIVRWPTVTRPGSKCDVPVINVDLFPTFLDAAGASVPEGKALDGESLLPLLRGEGELKREAIFWHFPGYLDDPVIRGRELDVKTGFRTRPVSVIRKGDWKLHLFLEEWQLDGGREKLATNRAVELYNLTNDIGERTDLATQNTAKRDELLDDLLAWHQSIKAVVPSEPNPKYDPGAKAGKGKGKGKKAR